A DNA window from Desulfurobacterium atlanticum contains the following coding sequences:
- the lpxD gene encoding UDP-3-O-(3-hydroxymyristoyl)glucosamine N-acyltransferase, giving the protein MRVKEIAEILGCKVKGDGDLEIIGVNEIQNAKKGDLTFLSNPKYEKFLKTTKASAVITGKEYDLPLTQLICDEPYVAFAKALSLFYKENFPEDYISPETTVGKGTEIGKSVYIGDNVVVGENCRIGDRVKIFPGTFIGDGTVIGDDTVIFSNVSIYRQTVIGKRVRIHSGAVIGSDGFGYAFSKKEMRIYKVPQIGRVVIEDDVEIGANTTIDRGTIGETVIGSGTKIDNLVQIGHNVKVGKNCFIVSQVGISGSTVIGDNVTLAGQVGVAGHIKIGSNITVGAKAGVTKSIEKAGVYAGFPIKDYRVWRKTEALINRLPEIYEKIKKLLSKGE; this is encoded by the coding sequence ATGAGAGTAAAAGAGATAGCGGAGATTTTAGGTTGCAAGGTTAAAGGGGATGGTGATTTAGAAATAATAGGGGTAAATGAGATTCAGAATGCAAAAAAGGGAGATTTAACATTTCTTTCAAATCCAAAGTATGAAAAATTTTTAAAAACAACAAAGGCATCTGCCGTTATAACAGGGAAGGAGTATGATCTTCCTTTAACCCAGCTTATATGTGATGAGCCCTATGTCGCTTTTGCAAAAGCATTATCGCTTTTTTATAAAGAAAATTTTCCTGAAGATTACATTTCTCCTGAGACAACTGTTGGTAAAGGAACCGAGATTGGAAAGAGCGTTTATATCGGGGATAACGTTGTTGTAGGTGAAAATTGCCGAATCGGAGACAGGGTTAAGATTTTTCCGGGGACGTTTATTGGTGATGGTACGGTTATAGGTGATGATACGGTTATCTTTTCCAATGTTTCCATTTACCGGCAGACAGTGATAGGGAAAAGGGTAAGAATCCACAGTGGAGCTGTCATAGGGTCTGATGGATTTGGTTACGCTTTTAGCAAAAAAGAGATGAGGATATATAAGGTTCCTCAGATAGGTAGAGTTGTGATAGAGGATGATGTTGAGATTGGAGCTAATACAACTATAGATAGGGGTACTATAGGAGAAACTGTTATAGGCAGCGGGACAAAGATTGATAATCTTGTTCAGATAGGCCATAACGTTAAAGTAGGTAAGAACTGTTTTATCGTTTCTCAGGTTGGCATTTCCGGGTCAACTGTGATAGGTGATAATGTTACCCTTGCTGGCCAGGTTGGTGTGGCGGGACATATAAAAATAGGAAGCAATATTACAGTTGGAGCAAAGGCTGGAGTTACCAAGTCTATAGAAAAGGCCGGTGTTTATGCCGGTTTTCCAATAAAGGACTATAGAGTCTGGCGTAAGACAGAAGCTTTAATAAACCGCCTGCCAGAAATTTATGAAAAGATAAAAAAGCTACTTTCTAAAGGGGAGTAG
- a CDS encoding metallophosphoesterase family protein, producing the protein MKIAHLSDSHLGYSQYNLTERRADFFSAFRQAVERMVEEQVDIVVHSGDLFESSQPDINSLSVVINCLKLLKDRGIPFIAIMGNHDRVLRKGKMPPHKILEELGLLTFIGGGKPFGSVVVKDVFVAGVHFMPRLYMEQILNEKLLERFSEQATSFSGSVFLFHQGVDIYLPFENAFELSLSDLPPGFSYYAGGHIHIFAKERVFEGLFSYAGATEFRSVKEAVLDNRGFNIFNLSDGSLTRIKLENLREFMIFDISEGEEDAVLKEIYDKVVERDQPPVVTIRYSYVDKPFSFDREMFKKIQEKALIVRVIQKEVAERKELGGVTETVSLEKVVDDYFKGQKKVVRELAKELASSPSEQIRDILSNFIKENTGLEIDF; encoded by the coding sequence ATGAAAATAGCTCATCTGTCCGATTCCCATCTTGGCTATTCTCAGTATAACCTTACCGAGAGAAGAGCAGATTTTTTTTCCGCCTTCAGGCAGGCTGTAGAGAGAATGGTTGAAGAACAGGTTGATATTGTTGTTCATTCAGGTGATCTTTTTGAGTCATCTCAGCCGGATATTAACTCTCTATCTGTGGTTATAAACTGTTTGAAACTTCTAAAAGACAGGGGGATACCTTTTATCGCAATAATGGGAAATCACGACAGAGTATTAAGAAAGGGGAAAATGCCACCGCATAAGATTCTTGAGGAACTTGGTCTTTTAACTTTTATAGGTGGCGGTAAGCCTTTTGGTTCAGTGGTTGTAAAAGATGTTTTTGTGGCTGGTGTTCATTTTATGCCAAGGCTTTATATGGAGCAGATTTTAAATGAGAAATTGCTGGAGAGGTTTTCTGAGCAGGCTACTTCATTTTCAGGCTCTGTGTTTCTCTTTCATCAGGGTGTTGATATCTATCTTCCTTTTGAAAACGCTTTTGAGTTAAGTTTATCTGACCTGCCCCCCGGATTTTCCTATTATGCAGGGGGACATATTCACATATTTGCAAAGGAGAGAGTTTTTGAAGGTCTTTTCAGTTATGCAGGAGCTACCGAGTTTAGAAGTGTGAAGGAAGCTGTTCTTGACAATAGAGGATTTAATATTTTTAACCTATCTGACGGTTCTTTAACTCGTATAAAGCTTGAAAATCTAAGAGAGTTTATGATTTTTGATATTTCTGAAGGTGAAGAGGATGCGGTTTTAAAAGAGATTTATGATAAGGTGGTTGAGAGAGACCAGCCTCCTGTTGTAACTATTCGTTACTCCTATGTGGATAAGCCGTTTTCCTTTGACAGGGAGATGTTTAAGAAGATACAGGAGAAAGCCCTTATTGTAAGGGTTATTCAAAAAGAGGTAGCTGAAAGGAAGGAGTTGGGAGGAGTTACTGAAACCGTTTCTCTTGAAAAGGTGGTTGATGACTATTTTAAGGGACAGAAAAAGGTTGTTAGGGAACTTGCAAAAGAGCTTGCCTCCTCTCCTTCGGAGCAGATTCGCGACATTCTTTCAAACTTTATAAAGGAGAATACGGGATTGGAGATAGACTTTTAG
- a CDS encoding ComF family protein, whose protein sequence is MCGRYLFVNHKKVACNLCWRLYFKPFLDKKCEVCGYPLRLSPGCEPLCGECFRGRSFNFDAVDYFTLYDGIVEIAIKKLKFEFRRDIAEVLGDGIKLHLCKFLKKKKVDFVVPVPLHPDELKVRGFNQCELILRGAKIPFVSGVVRLYPGKRQSTLGKKERRENVRGLFGLEKGIDFRGKTVCIFDDIFTTGSTADEIARLLKDSGAKRVVVYTLARATTLK, encoded by the coding sequence GTGTGCGGTAGATATCTTTTTGTAAATCATAAGAAAGTTGCCTGTAATTTGTGCTGGCGGCTTTACTTTAAGCCGTTTCTGGATAAAAAGTGTGAAGTTTGCGGTTATCCGTTAAGGCTTTCTCCCGGTTGTGAACCTCTGTGTGGTGAATGTTTCAGAGGAAGGAGTTTTAACTTTGATGCCGTTGATTATTTTACCCTTTATGATGGAATAGTTGAGATTGCTATCAAAAAGTTGAAGTTTGAGTTTCGCAGGGATATTGCTGAAGTTTTGGGAGATGGGATAAAGTTACATCTGTGTAAATTTCTGAAGAAGAAAAAGGTTGATTTTGTTGTTCCTGTTCCTCTTCATCCTGATGAGCTTAAAGTAAGGGGCTTTAATCAGTGTGAGCTTATCCTTCGGGGAGCAAAAATACCGTTTGTTTCTGGTGTTGTGAGGCTTTATCCCGGAAAAAGACAGTCAACTCTCGGGAAAAAAGAGAGGAGAGAGAATGTCAGAGGACTTTTTGGTCTGGAAAAGGGGATTGATTTCAGAGGAAAAACTGTTTGTATATTTGATGATATATTTACAACAGGAAGTACCGCTGATGAGATTGCAAGGCTTTTAAAAGATTCTGGAGCAAAGAGGGTTGTGGTTTATACGCTGGCACGGGCTACAACTTTAAAATAG
- the rfaE2 gene encoding D-glycero-beta-D-manno-heptose 1-phosphate adenylyltransferase yields the protein MARVFRNFEELESFVKQERGKGRKIVFTNGCFDIVHAGHVDYLEKAKAFGDVLIVGINSDSSIKRIKGEKRPVVPQDYRVRVLLGLRAVDGVVVFDDDTPLEVIKLIKPDVLVKGADWPVEKIVGREYAGKVERVKFIYDISTSKIVNKIVEIYCGKKVED from the coding sequence GTGGCAAGGGTTTTTAGGAATTTTGAAGAGCTTGAAAGTTTTGTGAAGCAGGAGAGGGGAAAAGGCAGGAAAATTGTGTTTACCAACGGATGTTTTGATATCGTTCATGCAGGACATGTGGATTATCTTGAGAAAGCTAAAGCTTTTGGTGATGTTTTGATTGTCGGTATTAACAGTGACAGTTCTATAAAACGGATTAAAGGTGAAAAAAGACCTGTTGTTCCTCAGGATTATAGGGTGAGAGTTCTTCTTGGTTTGAGGGCGGTTGATGGGGTTGTTGTTTTTGATGACGATACACCTTTAGAGGTTATAAAGCTGATAAAACCTGATGTTCTTGTTAAAGGAGCCGATTGGCCGGTGGAAAAGATTGTAGGGAGAGAATACGCCGGAAAAGTTGAGAGGGTGAAGTTTATTTACGATATTTCAACTTCAAAGATAGTTAATAAAATAGTTGAAATTTATTGTGGAAAGAAGGTTGAAGATTAA
- a CDS encoding helix-turn-helix transcriptional regulator yields the protein MAELTDKEKVVLEAMKGAGKPVRPGDVAKATGLDSKEVSKIIKSLREKGLVHSPKRCYYAPTEG from the coding sequence ATGGCGGAGTTAACAGATAAGGAGAAAGTGGTTCTTGAAGCTATGAAAGGTGCTGGTAAACCTGTTCGTCCCGGTGATGTGGCAAAGGCTACAGGACTTGATAGTAAAGAGGTGTCAAAAATTATTAAATCTTTGAGAGAGAAGGGACTTGTTCATTCTCCTAAACGTTGTTACTATGCTCCTACGGAAGGTTAA
- a CDS encoding tRNA (5-methylaminomethyl-2-thiouridine)(34)-methyltransferase MnmD translates to MIKEILTQDGSPTFFSEEFGEPFHSISAGAFREAEEKFIKTTKIVEIAKKREVKVFDVCFGLGFNSLLAIHRVKTCRGKISILSFEKDLNVIKKSISTNWQELNYLKPTFKELLRNRKYENIFLTLNYTDSSIKIKLFIGEGREILKSIYRHYGETFDAVFHDPFSPKVNPELWSYDFFKLIAKMVRKGGILATYSCAGHIRKALHMAGFGVKEGVAIGRKSKSTIGIKGEATQEKLIKKFIEITTTTPYRDPQLKDPPSLIKSRREGCIHILNTTLPLEVIY, encoded by the coding sequence ATGATAAAAGAGATTCTAACGCAGGACGGCTCTCCAACTTTCTTCTCAGAAGAGTTCGGAGAGCCCTTTCACTCCATAAGCGCAGGAGCCTTTAGAGAAGCAGAGGAAAAATTTATAAAAACAACAAAAATCGTTGAAATAGCAAAGAAAAGGGAAGTTAAAGTTTTTGATGTGTGTTTCGGTCTTGGTTTTAACTCTCTTCTTGCCATCCACCGGGTAAAAACCTGTCGTGGAAAGATATCCATCCTATCCTTTGAAAAGGATCTTAATGTAATCAAAAAAAGCATCTCCACAAACTGGCAGGAGTTAAACTATCTAAAACCTACATTTAAAGAACTTTTAAGAAACAGAAAATATGAGAACATTTTTTTAACCCTCAACTATACAGACAGCAGTATAAAAATAAAACTTTTCATTGGGGAAGGAAGAGAAATCTTAAAGTCCATATACAGACACTACGGAGAAACTTTTGATGCTGTATTTCACGACCCTTTCTCTCCTAAAGTGAATCCAGAGTTATGGAGCTACGATTTTTTCAAACTTATTGCAAAAATGGTAAGAAAAGGGGGCATTTTAGCAACCTACTCATGTGCAGGACACATAAGAAAAGCACTTCACATGGCAGGTTTCGGAGTTAAGGAAGGAGTAGCCATCGGAAGGAAAAGCAAAAGTACAATTGGGATAAAAGGAGAAGCTACACAAGAAAAATTAATTAAAAAATTCATAGAAATCACCACAACAACACCGTACAGAGATCCTCAGCTAAAAGACCCTCCATCACTTATAAAAAGCAGGAGGGAAGGATGTATTCACATATTAAATACAACCCTTCCCCTTGAGGTTATCTATTAA
- the lon gene encoding endopeptidase La: MVEGLSPIAEPKLPDRLPVLPLRDVVVFPMMIAPLFVGRPFSLKAVEEALKEHKLIFLVTQKDKDTEEPEREDLYDTGTVAVILKAMKMSDGRVKILVQGLGRAKLKKLEKIDDHFEAEIEHIEEKETITEKIEDEALIKLVKDQIERIVALGKQIPPDMVAILRSIEDPGRLADLIAAQIELTTEEAIDLLSTLDPIERLKKISKKLDHEIRVLELQELIRTKARESMEKEQREYFLRQQLKAIRRELGEEEEKSREIEEYKEKVKKAKMPKEIEEAVLKEISRLEKMHPESAEAAVLRTYIEWMIELPWSKRSRDKLDIERAKKILDEDHYDLEKVKNRILEFLAVKSLMKKRQKKSQTIKQPTICFVGPPGVGKTSLARSIARAMGRKFVRISLGGVRDEAEIRGHRRTYVGAMPGKIIQAIRKAGTKNPVILLDEIDKMASDFRGDPAAALLEVLDPEQNKEFVDNYINQPFDLSEVLFIATANTPYTIPEPLFDRLEVLNIPGYTEDEKLNIAKKYIVPKQIKNHALTSKDIQFRDDALIHIIRHYTKEAGVRELDRKIAAVCRKVALWISEGKEKKYVITKKRVEEILGAPKFIPEMELGEDEVGVATGLAWTAAGGDVLFVEAIVTPGTGKLILTGRLGDVMKESAQAALGFIRAHADTYKIEKDFSKIDIHVHVPAGAIPKDGPSAGITIATAMLSALTERKVKKDVAMTGEITLGGKVLPVGGLKEKILAALRYGVKTVIVPAKNKAEVMEELPEEAKKALNLLFVDRVEKVFETALHKPKKKRTKKKVAAAK, encoded by the coding sequence ATGGTAGAAGGATTATCTCCAATAGCTGAACCGAAGCTCCCAGATAGGCTTCCGGTATTACCTCTTAGAGACGTTGTTGTTTTTCCGATGATGATAGCCCCTCTCTTTGTTGGAAGACCTTTCTCACTAAAAGCTGTTGAAGAAGCACTGAAAGAACATAAACTGATTTTCCTTGTAACACAAAAAGATAAAGACACAGAGGAACCTGAAAGGGAAGATCTTTACGATACAGGAACTGTTGCGGTTATCCTTAAAGCAATGAAAATGAGTGACGGCAGAGTTAAAATCCTTGTTCAGGGACTTGGAAGGGCAAAACTTAAAAAACTTGAAAAGATAGACGACCACTTTGAAGCTGAAATAGAGCACATAGAAGAAAAAGAAACCATTACAGAAAAGATAGAAGATGAAGCACTTATAAAACTTGTTAAGGACCAGATTGAAAGAATTGTTGCCCTTGGCAAGCAGATTCCCCCTGATATGGTTGCCATTTTAAGAAGCATTGAAGACCCGGGAAGACTTGCAGACCTTATCGCCGCTCAGATTGAACTAACAACAGAAGAAGCGATAGACCTTTTATCCACTCTTGACCCTATAGAAAGACTTAAGAAGATAAGTAAAAAACTTGACCACGAGATAAGAGTTCTGGAACTGCAGGAGCTTATAAGAACAAAAGCCCGGGAATCAATGGAAAAAGAACAGAGGGAGTATTTTCTAAGACAGCAGTTAAAAGCCATAAGAAGGGAACTTGGAGAAGAAGAGGAAAAAAGCAGAGAAATAGAAGAGTATAAAGAGAAAGTTAAAAAAGCAAAAATGCCCAAAGAAATTGAAGAGGCAGTTTTAAAAGAGATTTCCCGCCTTGAGAAGATGCATCCTGAATCTGCCGAAGCCGCTGTTTTAAGAACCTATATAGAGTGGATGATAGAGCTTCCCTGGTCAAAACGCTCAAGAGACAAACTTGACATAGAGAGAGCTAAAAAGATTCTTGATGAGGATCACTACGACCTTGAAAAAGTTAAAAACAGAATACTTGAATTTTTAGCCGTTAAATCCCTTATGAAGAAGAGACAGAAAAAATCCCAAACAATAAAACAACCAACAATTTGCTTTGTAGGACCGCCGGGAGTTGGTAAAACATCATTAGCCCGTTCTATCGCAAGAGCAATGGGAAGAAAATTTGTAAGAATATCTCTTGGCGGTGTAAGGGATGAAGCTGAAATAAGGGGACACAGAAGAACCTACGTGGGAGCAATGCCTGGAAAGATAATTCAGGCTATAAGAAAAGCAGGAACAAAAAATCCTGTCATACTGCTTGATGAAATTGATAAAATGGCTTCCGACTTTAGAGGAGACCCTGCGGCAGCACTTCTTGAAGTTCTTGACCCGGAACAAAATAAAGAATTTGTTGACAACTACATCAACCAGCCTTTTGACCTTTCAGAAGTTCTTTTCATAGCAACAGCAAATACACCATATACAATACCAGAACCCCTCTTTGACAGGCTTGAAGTTTTAAACATTCCAGGATACACTGAAGATGAAAAGCTGAACATAGCTAAAAAATACATAGTGCCAAAACAGATAAAGAACCACGCTCTCACATCAAAAGATATCCAGTTTAGAGATGACGCTTTAATACACATAATAAGACACTATACGAAAGAAGCAGGAGTAAGGGAACTTGATAGAAAGATAGCCGCAGTTTGCAGAAAAGTCGCTTTGTGGATAAGTGAAGGTAAAGAGAAGAAATATGTGATAACCAAGAAACGGGTTGAAGAGATTTTAGGAGCTCCAAAATTCATACCGGAAATGGAACTTGGAGAGGATGAAGTTGGAGTTGCAACAGGACTTGCATGGACTGCTGCCGGTGGTGATGTACTGTTTGTTGAAGCAATAGTCACACCGGGAACGGGAAAGCTTATTCTCACAGGAAGGCTGGGAGATGTAATGAAAGAATCAGCTCAGGCTGCTCTCGGTTTCATAAGAGCCCATGCTGATACGTATAAAATAGAAAAAGACTTTTCTAAAATAGATATTCATGTTCATGTACCTGCAGGAGCAATTCCAAAAGATGGACCTTCAGCAGGAATTACAATAGCAACTGCAATGCTGTCAGCTTTAACCGAGCGAAAAGTTAAGAAAGATGTTGCAATGACCGGAGAGATAACCCTTGGTGGGAAAGTTCTTCCTGTCGGCGGATTGAAGGAAAAAATTCTTGCGGCATTAAGATACGGAGTAAAAACGGTTATCGTTCCTGCTAAAAATAAGGCAGAAGTTATGGAAGAACTTCCGGAAGAAGCAAAAAAAGCTCTAAACCTTCTTTTTGTGGATAGAGTTGAAAAGGTATTTGAAACCGCTTTACATAAGCCGAAAAAGAAGAGAACGAAAAAGAAAGTTGCTGCTGCAAAATGA
- the galU gene encoding UTP--glucose-1-phosphate uridylyltransferase GalU encodes MEIRKAVIPVAGLGTRFLPATKAQPKEMLPLVDKPVIQYIVEEAVKAGIKQIVFVTGKHKRAIEDHFDSNFELETVLEKKGKVELLKMVREITNLAEIIYVRQKEPLGLGHAILTAEPAVGKEPFAVLLGDDIMVSEKPAIKQLMETYDKYRCSVLGVQEVLPEEVSSYGIIAGHNVEDDVVKIDTLVEKPSIAEAPSNIAITGRYILTPTIFDMLKKTPPGKGNEIQLTDAIVRLSRREAVYAKIMEGKRYDTGSKLGFLKATIDFALMRNELKKDILNYMKEKLKERGE; translated from the coding sequence ATGGAAATTCGCAAAGCTGTTATACCTGTGGCAGGACTTGGAACAAGATTTCTGCCCGCAACAAAAGCACAACCGAAAGAGATGCTTCCCCTTGTTGATAAACCTGTTATCCAGTATATCGTTGAAGAAGCCGTAAAGGCAGGAATAAAACAGATAGTGTTTGTAACAGGTAAACATAAAAGAGCCATAGAAGACCACTTCGATTCAAACTTTGAACTTGAAACCGTTCTTGAAAAAAAAGGGAAAGTGGAACTTCTTAAAATGGTAAGGGAAATAACAAACCTTGCGGAAATTATCTATGTAAGACAGAAAGAACCACTTGGACTTGGTCATGCTATACTGACAGCAGAACCAGCCGTAGGGAAGGAACCGTTTGCGGTGTTACTTGGAGATGACATTATGGTTTCAGAAAAGCCTGCAATAAAACAGCTTATGGAAACCTACGATAAATACAGGTGTTCTGTTCTTGGTGTTCAGGAAGTTTTACCTGAGGAGGTTTCAAGCTACGGAATTATCGCAGGACATAATGTTGAAGATGATGTTGTGAAAATTGACACCCTGGTTGAAAAACCGTCAATAGCAGAAGCACCTTCAAACATAGCGATTACAGGAAGATATATTCTGACGCCCACAATTTTTGATATGCTAAAGAAAACACCTCCCGGAAAGGGAAATGAGATACAGTTAACAGATGCAATAGTAAGACTTTCAAGAAGGGAAGCTGTATATGCGAAAATTATGGAAGGGAAGAGATACGACACAGGTTCAAAACTCGGCTTTCTTAAAGCAACAATAGATTTTGCATTGATGAGAAACGAACTTAAAAAGGATATATTAAATTATATGAAGGAAAAATTGAAAGAGAGAGGTGAGTAG
- a CDS encoding class I SAM-dependent rRNA methyltransferase has translation MLQVSIKPGRERRVKAFHPWIYKKEILSFSRKPKPGELCIIRDYKGAFLAKGYINPESYIAIRILTFRKEEEIDLNFFVKRIEEAFNYRKKLLQSTSATTGFRLIHSEADYLPGLIADYYNGYIVAQFTTLGMEILKPLIVKALVEVVKPAGIYEKSTVPTRELEGLPLVEQTLYGDIPEKVEILENGIKIVVQIIGGQKTGYFLDQRENKLLFAKEFVDEGDKVLDAFCHLGGFGLHAAVIGKAEKVVAVDSSELALSLAEENARINGVLDKFEFIKGDCFKVLKNMQQAGEKFDSIVIDPPAFAKSKTVVEQAKKGYKELFLRGLKMLKPGGKIVVCSCSHHITPPILEEILLSAALDTRTPLRVLYTTYQAKDHPFVLQIPESRYLKCIFARRFEWEVK, from the coding sequence ATGTTACAGGTGTCAATAAAGCCGGGAAGAGAGAGAAGAGTAAAGGCTTTTCATCCCTGGATATATAAAAAAGAAATTTTATCCTTTTCAAGAAAGCCAAAGCCGGGAGAATTATGCATAATAAGGGACTATAAAGGTGCATTTCTTGCAAAAGGGTATATAAATCCAGAATCCTACATAGCCATAAGAATACTAACATTTCGTAAAGAGGAAGAGATAGACCTTAACTTTTTTGTAAAAAGAATTGAGGAAGCTTTTAATTACAGAAAAAAACTGCTTCAATCAACCTCAGCGACAACAGGCTTTAGATTAATCCATTCAGAAGCGGACTACTTACCGGGACTTATAGCCGATTACTATAACGGCTACATAGTTGCCCAGTTTACAACCCTCGGAATGGAAATTTTAAAACCCCTTATAGTTAAAGCACTTGTGGAGGTAGTAAAGCCGGCTGGAATTTACGAAAAATCAACAGTTCCTACAAGAGAACTTGAAGGGCTTCCTTTAGTGGAGCAAACACTTTACGGTGATATACCTGAAAAGGTGGAAATTCTTGAAAACGGCATAAAAATCGTCGTCCAGATAATAGGCGGTCAAAAAACCGGATACTTTCTTGACCAGAGAGAGAACAAACTTCTTTTTGCAAAAGAGTTTGTTGATGAAGGAGACAAAGTGCTTGATGCCTTCTGTCATCTTGGTGGATTTGGACTTCACGCAGCAGTAATAGGAAAAGCTGAAAAAGTTGTTGCTGTTGACAGTTCAGAACTTGCTCTCTCTCTTGCAGAAGAAAATGCAAGGATAAATGGCGTCTTAGATAAATTTGAATTTATAAAAGGAGACTGTTTTAAAGTGCTTAAAAATATGCAGCAGGCAGGAGAAAAGTTTGATTCCATAGTGATAGACCCTCCAGCTTTTGCAAAAAGTAAAACAGTAGTGGAGCAGGCGAAAAAGGGATATAAAGAGCTGTTTTTAAGAGGGCTTAAAATGTTGAAGCCGGGAGGAAAAATTGTGGTTTGTTCATGCTCCCACCACATAACTCCTCCAATACTTGAGGAGATTCTCCTTTCAGCAGCACTTGACACAAGAACACCTTTAAGGGTTTTATACACAACATATCAGGCAAAAGACCATCCATTTGTTCTGCAGATTCCAGAGTCAAGATATCTTAAATGCATATTTGCCAGACGGTTTGAATGGGAGGTAAAGTGA
- a CDS encoding geranylgeranyl reductase family protein — protein MEKIYDVAVIGLGIAGCCAAKKLENSGCNFIVFETFNFPRKKLCGGGLTEKSLNLLTSLFPDVEKCVKVKSNRVYFVNENSILETSKKVPFIFLTDRKVLDYTIFSSLKSPNIHTGEKVLSIEKEKNLYIIKTDRDKYRVYSIIGSDGVNSLVSRFCGFKIKKGITYEIDIEGNTGNSVVVDFTNLKHGYYWIFPKGDYYTTGFGIFSKYKLRNPYELNRKYNLKFKLNRKEISKGGAFVPVFNGKLFPGKERILLAGDAANLVDPFTGEGIYFAALSGIKAAELLLNSKTPLTDYEKFLNKNFLSDFRWSNFLRHLFFAFKKPFFKGMEKSEALLKIATDIISGNVCYKEAFKRFVIKSTLLPARFLNVTGVNKAGKREKSKGFSSLDI, from the coding sequence ATAGAAAAGATTTATGATGTAGCAGTCATCGGTCTTGGGATTGCCGGGTGCTGTGCTGCTAAGAAGCTTGAAAACAGTGGATGTAATTTTATCGTTTTTGAAACATTTAACTTTCCAAGAAAGAAGCTGTGTGGAGGTGGCTTAACAGAAAAATCTCTAAACCTTTTAACCTCCCTTTTCCCAGATGTTGAAAAATGTGTAAAAGTTAAAAGCAACAGAGTCTATTTCGTAAACGAAAATTCCATACTTGAAACATCAAAAAAAGTTCCGTTCATTTTCCTCACAGACAGAAAAGTCCTTGATTACACAATTTTTTCATCGCTAAAATCACCCAATATTCACACAGGTGAGAAGGTTTTATCCATAGAAAAAGAAAAAAATCTTTACATCATAAAAACAGATAGAGATAAGTATAGAGTTTACAGTATTATTGGAAGCGACGGAGTAAACAGTTTAGTTTCAAGATTTTGCGGCTTTAAAATCAAGAAAGGAATAACTTACGAAATAGACATTGAAGGGAACACCGGAAACTCAGTAGTTGTTGATTTTACGAACTTAAAACATGGATATTACTGGATATTCCCAAAAGGAGATTACTACACCACCGGTTTTGGTATCTTTTCAAAGTATAAATTGAGAAATCCTTATGAGCTTAACAGAAAATACAATTTAAAATTTAAATTAAACAGGAAGGAGATAAGCAAAGGGGGAGCTTTTGTTCCTGTATTTAACGGAAAACTGTTTCCGGGAAAAGAAAGAATTCTTCTTGCAGGAGATGCAGCAAACCTTGTTGATCCTTTCACAGGAGAAGGAATATATTTTGCCGCTTTAAGCGGCATAAAAGCAGCAGAACTTCTTCTAAATTCAAAAACACCACTTACAGACTATGAAAAGTTTCTCAACAAAAACTTTTTGTCAGATTTTAGATGGAGCAACTTTTTAAGACATCTTTTCTTTGCATTTAAAAAACCATTTTTTAAAGGAATGGAAAAAAGCGAGGCCCTTCTTAAAATAGCAACTGATATAATTTCTGGAAATGTTTGTTATAAAGAAGCATTTAAAAGATTTGTAATAAAATCAACTTTACTGCCAGCGAGGTTTTTAAATGTTACAGGTGTCAATAAAGCCGGGAAGAGAGAGAAGAGTAAAGGCTTTTCATCCCTGGATATATAA